A genome region from Eremothecium gossypii ATCC 10895 chromosome VII, complete sequence includes the following:
- the MEC3 gene encoding Mec3p (Syntenic homolog of Saccharomyces cerevisiae YLR288C (MEC3)), with translation MKLKLVIDSDSDDYRLFKTTISTVAQLRKTAVLRFTTDRLIVVSTPKTAASGAILSGDQGQLWCTIPRDIFTLYNVASIREQNAIAMECQCDSLVNVLRRYERCNHGPLTIKLQSTPEWNQVHTGIQQGEENKPMGNPICALSCAFTEHLGYEDSGKEVSHVFKVGVRLLYKSQDARIVEPMVNYTKLLMFQLPPVNGEYGSKFTSFVKRLDRYATLNHLMIYGDRNSDRSDEGRLRLLVQELDWKLDVQWRGPLEMIVQDDQPSAVPASEPGLVGNVRHLNAGTSMQIEDSEMDIEATDIGNVSTSRPSTSVSPQEQTSQVFIKAKDWKVCSKLYDSFEEVVLAISHDESCVLHCSLDRGTVDEHSTKSKERGQIIYYMARSKPL, from the coding sequence ATGAAGCTTAAGTTGGTTATCGATTCAGATAGCGATGACTATAGACTTTTCAAGACTACAATATCAACTGTCGCGCAGTTGCGCAAGACTGCAGTGCTTAGATTCACTACCGACAGACTAATAGTAGTTTCGACCCCGAAGACAGCAGCCAGCGGGGCCATACTAAGCGGAGACCAGGGACAGCTATGGTGCACCATTCCGCGCGACATATTTACGCTTTATAACGTGGCATCGATCAGGGAACAGAACGCGATCGCGATGGAATGTCAGTGCGATTCGCTGGTCAATGTGCTGCGGCGGTACGAGCGGTGTAACCACGGGCCATTGACCATCAAGCTGCAGAGCACACCCGAGTGGAACCAGGTGCACACCGGTATTCAACAGGGAGAGGAGAACAAGCCGATGGGCAACCCGATCTGCGCGCTGTCGTGCGCCTTCACGGAGCACCTAGGCTACGAAGACTCTGGAAAAGAGGTGTCGCATGTATTTAAAGTCGGTGTGCGACTGCTTTACAAGAGTCAGGATGCACGTATTGTGGAACCAATGGTGAATTACACGAAATTGCTGATGTTCCAGCTACCGCCGGTGAATGGCGAATACGGAAGCAAGTTCACCAGTTTCGTGAAGCGCCTAGATCGGTACGCAACGCTAAACCATCTGATGATCTATGGCGACCGGAACTCTGACCGCAGCGACGAGGGGCGGCTGCGACTACTTGTTCAGGAGCTGGACTGGAAGCTGGACGTGCAATGGCGTGGCCCGCTCGAAATGATTGTCCAGGATGACCAGCCCTCTGCAGTGCCTGCTTCAGAGCCAGGTCTGGTGGGCAATGTACGGCATCTGAATGCGGGAACCAGCATGCAAATCGAGGACAGCGAAATGGACATCGAGGCCACGGACATCGGGAATGTCAGCACTTCAAGACCGTCGACCTCGGTCTCCCCGCAGGAACAAACAAGCCAAGTTTTCATAAAAGCCAAAGACTGGAAGGTCTGCTCTAAACTCTATGATTCGTTTGAAGAAGTGGTGCTTGCAATCTCCCATGATGAATCCTGTGTCCTGCATTGCTCGCTTGACCGCGGTACAGTAGACGAGCACAGCACCAAGTCCAAAGAACGCGGTCAAATCATATACTATATGGCACGCTCAAAACCACTATAA
- the SER1 gene encoding O-phospho-L-serine:2-oxoglutarate transaminase (Syntenic homolog of Saccharomyces cerevisiae YOR184W (SER1)), which yields MDRQPANYFGAGPAMLPTDVLQQAARDLINFQGVGLGIGEISHRSKEAGAVIESTKAHVRELMGVPDTHEVFFLQGGGTTGFSSIAANMAAAHVARTGQAGTAAYLVTGSWSAKAEEEAARLGLATERLVDVKRARGKYGSIPATVEWIGSLSRDKHSYVYLCENETVHGVEWPEVPEELVACGVPVVADLSSDILSRQIDVGRYDLIMAGAQKNIGLAGLTMYIIRKRLLEDISSVSDEKLAAAGVPLAPIATHYPTAVANNSAYNTIPMFTLHIMDLVFQRLLERGGLPVQQKENAEKARTLYNALDKYPDFYCLPVEKDVRSLMNVVFTLKKEGLDDKFLEQAKVRGLSGLKGHRSVGGFRASLYNAVDVSSVRKLAKFVEEFAQENS from the coding sequence ATGGATAGACAACCAGCCAATTACTTCGGCGCAGGCCCTGCCATGCTGCCCACGGATGTTTTGCAGCAGGCCGCACGCGACCTAATCAACTTCCAGGGGGTCGGCCTGGGCATTGGGGAGATTTCGCACCGGTCGAAGGAGGCTGGGGCGGTCATTGAGTCCACCAAGGCGCACGTAAGGGAGCTGATGGGGGTGCCGGACACGCACGAGGTGTTCTTCCTACAGGGCGGCGGGACTACGGGGTTCTCGTCGATTGCGGCGAACATGGCTGCGGCGCACGTTGCGCGGACGGGGCAGGCTGGCACGGCGGCGTACCTGGTGACTGGGTCGTGGTCTGCCAAGGCTGAGGAGGAGGCTGCGCGACTGGGTCTGGCGACGGAGCGGCTGGTGGATGTGAAGCGCGCGCGGGGCAAATATGGCAGCATTCCTGCCACGGTGGAGTGGATTGGGAGTCTTTCACGTGACAAACACTCGTACGTATACCTGTGTGAGAATGAGACCGTGCACGGCGTGGAGTGGCCTGAGGTGCCGGAGGAGCTGGTTGCCTGCGGCGTGCCAGTGGTTGCGGACCTGTCCTCGGACATTCTGTCGCGGCAGATCGATGTTGGGCGCTACGACTTGATCATGGCGGGAGCGCAGAAGAACATTGGGCTGGCGGGCTTGACGATGTATATTATCCGCAAGCGCCTGCTTGAGGATATTTCCAGCGTCTCTGACGAGAAGCTAGCTGCCGCTGGCGTGCCACTAGCGCCAATTGCAACGCACTATCCGACTGCTGTGGCGAACAACTCGGCCTACAACACAATTCCGATGTTCACTCTGCATATCATGGATCTTGTCTTTCAGCGGCTCTTGGAGCGGGGTGGGCTACCCGTGCAGCAAAAGGAGAATGCCGAGAAGGCGCGTACCTTGTACAATGCCCTCGATAAGTATCCGGACTTTTATTGTCTGCCCGTCGAGAAGGACGTGCGTTCGTTGATGAACGTTGTGTTCACGCTCAAGAAGGAGGGCCTTGACGACAAGTTCTTGGAGCAAGCGAAGGTGCGCGGTTTGTCTGGCTTGAAGGGCCACCGTTCTGTGGGCGGTTTCCGCGCTTCGTTGTATAACGCAGTGGACGTCTCCAGCGTGCGCAAGCTAGCGAAGTTTGTGGAGGAGTTTGCGCAAGAGAATTCGTAG